From Topomyia yanbarensis strain Yona2022 chromosome 1, ASM3024719v1, whole genome shotgun sequence, one genomic window encodes:
- the LOC131677561 gene encoding probable RNA 2'-phosphotransferase: protein MEKSKIPLIPNEKVFFQNISHSRQSADRKLTPQKLSWFLRHSAAVAEHMDPDGFVCFDILKQISGANMERIQELIAADQKGRYEVRDKEIRAVNGHSIHFCQNYEIVQQPPEFLYHATNNHALPLIMGDALKKMGRHYIHMYEQPPEKTSVRYRILKIRPPRGHVFFRTKNGYILCKVDIPAEFIEVMS, encoded by the coding sequence atggaaaaatcgaaaatcccacTGATACCCAACGAAAAAGTATTCTTCCAAAATATTTCTCACTCAAGGCAATCAGCCGATCGTAAATTAACGCCACAGAAACTATCCTGGTTTCTACGCCACTCGGCAGCCGTCGCCGAGCACATGGACCCGGATGGCTTTGTTTGCTTCGACATCCTCAAACAGATTAGCGGCGCCAATATGGAACGAATCCAGGAGCTCATAGCTGCCGATCAGAAGGGCCGCTACGAAGTTCGCGATAAAGAAATACGGGCAGTTAATGGACACAGTATTCACttttgtcaaaattatgaaattgTGCAACAACCACCAGAGTTCCTATATCATGCAACAAACAACCACGCGCTGCCACTGATTATGGGTGATGCGCTGAAAAAGATGGGCCGGCATTATATCCACATGTATGAACAGCCTCCGGAGAAAACATCGGTTCGAtacagaattttgaaaataagacCCCCACGCGGACATGTATTCTTTCGAACTAAGAATGGGTATATTCTGTGCAAGGTCGACATCCCAGCGGAATTTATCGAAGTAATGAGCTAG